The nucleotide sequence CCTTAGACAATGATTGGGCTTTAATAGAAGTAGATTTTGATCTAGATGAAAACTGCTCACATATAGCGGTAAAAGTTAAAAATAACGAAATGGTCAAAGGAATGATTCATTTTGACGAAATGCTAATAAGACCAGCTAATGCAGATGTTTACAAATATGACCAAGATAAAGGTCTACTGTACAAAAATAACAGGGTATATGTACAAAAACCGCAATAGTTTATATGGACAAATTCCCGGGTTTGATTTGATAAGTTGTCAGAACAAGTAATAAACAAAAGCATAAACTGAATAAGTTTCTAACTACTGCTTACTTGGACTTTATAAGTCTGAAACGAATGAAAATAAATATAAAATTTAAAATTTCTTTAAATAAAAGTTTAAAGTTAATTTTAGAAAAAACAATTCCAGGTTTTAGCTTTACTTCTATAGGTTTAAATATAATACCTTGTGTTCTAGCCGCTAAGAATATAAATTCTATATCAAAAAGGTATCTCTTAATAGAGGTTTTCAAGAAAATATCTTTTCCTCTTTGGTTAAAACCTTTTAAACCACACTGAGTATCATTAACTGGTATACTTAATAATTTTCGAGTAATGTAACGTAAGAATTTTGAAAGTTTTACCCTTTCAGGTGGAACTTTTTCATAGTATGATTCATCTCGAATACCTAAACAAATATCTGCTTCTTTATGAACTAGGACATTATAAACCTTTAATAAACTATCCTCCTCATAAGGAAAGTCAACATCGGTAAAAATTACAATTTCACTTTTAGTCTTTTTAACACCTTTCCTTAAGGCATACCCTTTCCCTCTATTAAAGTAATATGAAA is from Cytophagaceae bacterium ABcell3 and encodes:
- a CDS encoding glycosyltransferase family 2 protein; protein product: MNLDIVLPCYNPIDSWVETIISSYQTLCKRLPDTNINIYLVNDGSGKKIKDSDIEYLNANIKSFHYISYYFNRGKGYALRKGVKKTKSEIVIFTDVDFPYEEDSLLKVYNVLVHKEADICLGIRDESYYEKVPPERVKLSKFLRYITRKLLSIPVNDTQCGLKGFNQRGKDIFLKTSIKRYLFDIEFIFLAARTQGIIFKPIEVKLKPGIVFSKINFKLLFKEILNFIFIFIRFRLIKSK